A genomic region of Burkholderia humptydooensis contains the following coding sequences:
- a CDS encoding FKBP-type peptidyl-prolyl cis-trans isomerase translates to MAVVTTESGLKYEDLTEGAGAEARAGQTVSVHYTGWLTDGQKFDSSRDRNDPFAFVLGGGMVIKGWDEGVQGMKVGGVRRLTIPPQLGYGSRGAGGVIPPNATLVFEVELLGV, encoded by the coding sequence ATGGCAGTCGTCACCACCGAATCGGGCCTCAAATACGAAGACCTGACCGAAGGCGCGGGCGCCGAGGCGCGCGCGGGCCAGACGGTGAGCGTGCACTACACGGGCTGGCTCACCGACGGCCAGAAGTTCGATTCGAGCAGGGACCGCAACGATCCGTTCGCATTCGTGCTCGGCGGCGGCATGGTCATCAAGGGCTGGGACGAAGGCGTGCAAGGGATGAAGGTGGGCGGCGTGCGCCGCCTGACGATCCCGCCGCAGCTCGGCTACGGCTCGCGCGGCGCGGGCGGCGTGATTCCGCCCAACGCGACGCTCGTGTTCGAAGTCGAACTGCTCGGCGTCTGA
- a CDS encoding AraC family transcriptional regulator codes for MTRPASPTLSLRRYGVVQESDVHDFHQIVLGVDGAMTMTVDGVDERIDCRSAWLIPAGSRHDYAGLAHNSQLVLDLPPGSLAVPERLFERPKTMAIAPGLTMLVGEFASRLARGPRVDTASARRLHWQAAARLCDALVGELGGAPAQPAVGLDFARIDRWLRAHLAQPLRIADLAAHCGFGMRRFHQLFCEAFGETPHRYLQRLRLDAAVVLMGNPKRSLTDIASEVGFADQSAFTHAFTKRFGLAPGRWRSDQPAARIASS; via the coding sequence ATGACCCGCCCCGCTTCGCCCACCCTGTCGCTGCGCCGTTACGGCGTCGTGCAGGAGTCGGACGTGCACGACTTCCATCAGATCGTGCTCGGTGTCGACGGCGCGATGACGATGACGGTCGACGGCGTCGACGAGCGGATCGACTGCCGCTCCGCGTGGCTGATTCCGGCCGGCTCGCGGCACGACTACGCGGGGCTCGCCCACAACAGCCAACTGGTGCTCGACTTGCCGCCCGGCTCGCTCGCGGTGCCCGAGCGGCTGTTCGAACGCCCCAAGACGATGGCGATCGCCCCGGGCCTCACGATGCTCGTCGGCGAATTCGCGTCGCGACTCGCGCGCGGGCCGCGCGTCGACACCGCATCGGCCCGGCGCCTGCACTGGCAAGCAGCCGCACGGCTATGCGACGCGCTCGTCGGCGAACTGGGCGGCGCGCCGGCGCAGCCCGCCGTCGGGCTCGACTTCGCGCGCATCGATCGCTGGCTGCGCGCGCATCTCGCTCAGCCGCTGCGCATCGCCGATCTCGCCGCGCATTGCGGATTCGGCATGCGCCGCTTCCATCAGCTCTTCTGCGAAGCGTTCGGCGAGACGCCGCATCGCTATCTGCAGCGGCTGCGGCTCGACGCCGCCGTCGTATTGATGGGGAATCCGAAACGTTCGCTGACCGACATCGCGAGCGAAGTCGGTTTCGCCGATCAGAGCGCATTCACGCACGCGTTCACCAAACGGTTCGGACTCGCGCCCGGCCGGTGGCGCAGCGATCAACCCGCCGCCCGAATCGCCTCCTCGTAG
- a CDS encoding glycosyltransferase family 4 protein, producing the protein MKHTGTSIKSLQIGMHWFPERAGGLDRMYYSLVGALPGAGVAVRGVVAGSERVAADTGGAIRGFGPATSSLPRRMIAARHALRDVVRIERPDVVSSHFALYTFPGLDVTRGIPQVSHFQGPWADESHVEGADSIGQKVKHRLEQAVYARSSRLIVLSRAFGQILTSRYNVDPARVRVVPGCVDTTQFDLPMTSADARRKLQLPQDRPIVLAVRRLVRRMGLEDLIDAVKTVRRRHPDVLLLIAGKGRLEGELQERIDDAELGDNVKLLGFVPDHHLAALYRAATLSVVPTVALEGFGLITVESLASGTPVLVTPVGGLPEAVAGLSEALVLPEIGAAAIADGLTAALSGSLVLPDADACRQYARAHFDNTVIARRVAEVYEEAIRAAG; encoded by the coding sequence ATGAAGCACACCGGAACGTCGATCAAGTCGCTGCAAATCGGCATGCACTGGTTTCCCGAGCGGGCGGGCGGGCTCGATCGCATGTACTACTCGCTCGTCGGCGCATTGCCGGGCGCGGGTGTTGCGGTGCGCGGCGTCGTCGCGGGCTCCGAGCGCGTCGCGGCCGATACGGGCGGCGCGATCCGCGGCTTCGGACCTGCGACGTCGTCGCTGCCGCGCCGGATGATCGCCGCGCGTCACGCGCTGCGCGACGTGGTCCGCATCGAGCGGCCCGATGTCGTGTCGTCGCATTTCGCGCTGTACACGTTCCCCGGGCTCGACGTGACGCGCGGCATCCCGCAGGTGTCGCATTTCCAGGGCCCGTGGGCCGACGAGAGCCACGTCGAGGGCGCGGATTCGATCGGGCAGAAGGTCAAGCACCGGCTCGAGCAGGCGGTCTACGCGCGCTCGTCGCGGCTCATCGTGCTGTCGCGCGCGTTCGGGCAGATTCTCACGTCGCGCTACAACGTCGATCCGGCGCGCGTGCGCGTCGTGCCCGGTTGCGTCGACACCACGCAATTCGATCTGCCGATGACGTCCGCCGACGCGCGTCGCAAGCTGCAACTGCCGCAGGACCGGCCGATCGTGCTCGCGGTACGGCGGCTCGTGCGGCGCATGGGGCTCGAGGATCTGATCGACGCGGTGAAGACCGTGCGCCGTCGGCATCCGGACGTGCTGCTGCTGATTGCCGGCAAGGGGCGGCTCGAAGGCGAATTGCAGGAACGGATCGACGATGCCGAGCTCGGCGACAACGTGAAGCTGCTCGGCTTCGTGCCCGACCATCATCTGGCCGCGCTGTACCGCGCGGCGACGCTGAGCGTCGTGCCGACCGTCGCGCTCGAAGGCTTCGGGCTCATCACCGTCGAGTCGCTCGCGTCCGGCACGCCGGTGCTCGTGACACCCGTCGGCGGGCTGCCGGAGGCGGTCGCGGGCCTGTCCGAGGCGCTCGTGCTGCCGGAGATCGGCGCGGCCGCGATCGCGGACGGGTTGACGGCTGCGCTGTCCGGCTCGCTCGTGCTGCCGGATGCGGACGCATGCCGGCAATACGCGCGCGCGCATTTCGACAACACGGTGATTGCGCGCCGTGTCGCGGAGGTCTACGAGGAGGCGATTCGGGCGGCGGGTTGA